A portion of the Harpia harpyja isolate bHarHar1 unplaced genomic scaffold, bHarHar1 primary haplotype scaffold_118, whole genome shotgun sequence genome contains these proteins:
- the LOC128138222 gene encoding olfactory receptor 469-like, whose protein sequence is MGFFLGHWSSLEIFYRSTTLPQLMASFMTGDSSTSAHHGVSVFSCTFCRYRVFTAGDYILRSVLGCVTRPALCRTQELPGLSPLLGGFLSPTVIISVMSQIRFCGPSGVDHFFCDFTPLLELSHTGTVTLMLFAVMTCFLDPTLPFLFTWSSRVHQSCHPEERLQLGAGRQKDFSTCFSRLTSATLFYNTLILDCVMPRIALLR, encoded by the coding sequence ATGGGCTTCTTCTTGGGGCATTGGTCTTCCCTGGAGATCTTCTACAGAtccaccaccctgccccagctgATGGCCAGCTTCATGACCGGGGACAGCAGCACCTCTGCTCATCATGGTGTTAGTGTTTTTTCCTGCACCTTTTGCAGGTACAGAGTGTTTACTGCTGGTGACTACATCCTACGATCAGTACTGGGCTGCGTGACAcgccctgctctctgcaggactCAGGAACTGCCAGGTCTGTCTCCTTTGCTAGGGGGATTTCTGTCACCTACAGTAATCATTTCAGTCATGTCCCAGATACGGTTTTGTGGCCCCAGTGGAGTGGACCACTTCTTCTGTGATTTCACCCCATTGCTGGAGCTTTCACACACTGGCACTGTGACACTCATGCTCTTTGCTGTCATGACCTGCTTTTTAgatcccaccctccccttcctgttcACATGGTCATCCCGTGTGCATCAGAGCTGCCACCCTGAGGAACGTCTCCAATTGGGCGCAGGCAGGCAGAAAGACTTCTCCACCTGCTTCTCCCGCCTCACTAGTGCCACTCTTTTCTACAACACCCTCATCCTTGACTGTGTGATGCCCAGAATAGCCCTCCTGAGATAG